The DNA window CTCGCGTTTTTATAACAAGGAGCAGGGGGCATACTGCTATATAGGAACGGCAAAGCCGAACCACGACATTGTAATCATCGGATGGGACGATAATTATTCCAAAGAAAATTTCAATCTGGATCTGGAGGGTGACGGTGCCTTTATCTGTGCCAACAGCTGGGGCGGTGAATTCGGGGACGAGGGATATTTTTACGTATCCTATTACGACACCAATATTGGAATTCACAATATCCTGTATTCCAGAGTGGATGGCACGGATAATTACGATAATATTTACCAGACGGATCTCTGCGGCTGGGTAGGCCAGCTGGGCTACGGCAAGGAGAACGCCTATTTTGCCAATATCTATACGGCCGAAGAGGAAGAAGAGCTGTCCGCGGTCGGCTTTTATGCCACGGGGCAGGATACATCCTATGAAGTATATACGGTTACTGACGTGGAGGGCAGCGCACAGTTTGGCAGGCGGATGCTGGCAGCGTCGGGAACACTTAAAAACGCCGGATTTTATACCGTAGATTTAGACAGGCCGGTGGAACTTGCGGCCGGAAAGAAATTTGCTGTCATCGTCAGTATCAGCACGCCGGGTTCTGTTCATCCGGTGGCAATCGAATACAATTCACCCGACAAAAACCTCCGCGTCGATTTAAGCGACGGCGAGGGGTACATCAGCTTTAAGGGAACGTCCTGGGAGCGGGTGGAAGAAGAACAGAAATGCAATGTGTGCCTGAAAGCATACACGAGAAAAAAAGAGGTTATGGAGAATGAAGAATAAAATTATATTTGCGACAGGCAACGAGGGGAAAATGAAGGAAATCCGTCTGATCCTCAAGGATCTGGGCAGAGAGATCCTCTCGATGGAGGAAGCCGGATTTAAGGGGAATATTGTGGAGAGCGGAACCACCTTTGCCGAAAATGCAGAAATCAAAGCCCGCGCAGTCTGGGAGCAGACGGGCGGCACGGTTCTTGCAGACGATTCCGGCCTGGTCATCGATTACCTGGGCGGGGAGCCGGGCGTGTATTCGGCGAGATATCTGGAGACGGAGCCGTATTCGGTTAAAAACCGGGTTCTGATCCAGAGGCTGGAAGGCGCGGAGGGAGAGAAGAGAGCGGCCCGTTTCGTGTGTAATATTGCCGCGGTTCTTCCCGACGGCCGTGTCCTTCACACCCAGGCTACAATGGAAGGGCTTATAGCCAGGGAACCGGCCGGAGAAGGGGGATTCGGCTACGATCCGATTCTCTATCTCCCGGAGTATGGAAAAACATCCGCCGAGCTTGCGATTGATGAGAAGAATAAAATCAGCCATCGCGGCAAGGCTTTGGAAATGATGAAAGAGGCGCTTAAAGCTGCCTTGGAGGGGAACGATGAAGATATTAATCGTAAGTGATACACATCGCAGGGATGGTAATCTGCAGACTGTAATTGAAAAAACAGCGCCCTTTGACATGCTGATTCATCTGGGGGATGCGGAGGGCAGCGAGGACCGGATTGAAACCTGGTGCCGCGAACAGAACGAAAATTGCCAGGTCTATATGATACTGGGAAATAACGATTTCTTTTCCAACCTGGACAGAGAGAAAGAGATTACAATAGGAGAATACCGGGTATTTCTGACCCATGGGCACTTCTACAGTGTTTCGGTGGGAACGGAGCGTCTGGCGGATGAGGCGAGGGACCGCAAGGTTCAGATTGCCATGTTCGGCCATACCCACAAGCCATACCTGGACATCCGGGAGGATTTGACGATCCTGAATCCCGGCAGTCTCTCTTTCCCGCGCCAGGACGGAAGAAAGCCGAGCTATATGCTGATGGAGCTGGATCGGGAAGGAAAAGCCCACTATACAATCAATTACCTGGAGAACTGACACCGGAGGCTATCCCGATGGGGACGGCAGAAAATTGTATTAATTATATAAAAAATATCTTTTTGAAAGACACAATTTATTATATAAAATGGTTGACAACCGGGACGGCATAGTATATAATAACTCATGCATTGCAGATGTTCTGCCGTGCATATACGGGGTGTGGCTCAGCTTGGCTAGAGCGCCTGGTTTGGGACCAGGAGGTCGCAGGTTCGAATCCTGTCACCCCGATTGGAATGTGAGATATTTATTACGCGGGTGTAGTTCAATGGTAGAACACTAGCCTTCCAAGCTAGATACGTGGGTTCGATTCCCATCACCCGCTTTTTTGCTGCCCTGATTTATCAGGGCTTTTTTAATACCCGGTTGCGTTTTGTGTTACATTTATACTGCGTCTCATGCGGCATAAGTTTGGAAAAGTAAGGAGCCGTTGTTCCGGTAGAAATGATTCTACTGTTACAACGGCTCCTTACTTTTCCGAGTTTCACCCGCTCTTACTAATTTAAGAGGTAGATCATCAGATTGAGATAGGCGGCAAACAGGCACCATATCAAATACGGAATCTGAAGAAACGCCGCAGCAGGGCTGATTTGCAGGAACTGCCTGATCATAAGCGCGATGATAAGAATCATAACGGCCAGCCACAAAAATGCAGCCAGATAAAGCGACCATCCAAAGAAAATAATGCTCCAGAAAAAATTAAAAAAAAGTTGGAGCCGATATAACTTAAGCGCCTTCTCTTTTTTCGGACTGTGGGATTCATGGATAATAAACGACGAAATACCCATTAAGACATACAGGATCGTCCACACAATAGGAAAT is part of the [Clostridium] symbiosum genome and encodes:
- a CDS encoding metallophosphoesterase, with the translated sequence MKILIVSDTHRRDGNLQTVIEKTAPFDMLIHLGDAEGSEDRIETWCREQNENCQVYMILGNNDFFSNLDREKEITIGEYRVFLTHGHFYSVSVGTERLADEARDRKVQIAMFGHTHKPYLDIREDLTILNPGSLSFPRQDGRKPSYMLMELDREGKAHYTINYLEN
- the rdgB gene encoding RdgB/HAM1 family non-canonical purine NTP pyrophosphatase → MKNKIIFATGNEGKMKEIRLILKDLGREILSMEEAGFKGNIVESGTTFAENAEIKARAVWEQTGGTVLADDSGLVIDYLGGEPGVYSARYLETEPYSVKNRVLIQRLEGAEGEKRAARFVCNIAAVLPDGRVLHTQATMEGLIAREPAGEGGFGYDPILYLPEYGKTSAELAIDEKNKISHRGKALEMMKEALKAALEGNDEDINRK
- a CDS encoding TspO/MBR family protein, whose protein sequence is MKIKNKSALIISILTPLAVGSLSSLLSGNASGYSSLNKPPLSPPSFLFPIVWTILYVLMGISSFIIHESHSPKKEKALKLYRLQLFFNFFWSIIFFGWSLYLAAFLWLAVMILIIALMIRQFLQISPAAAFLQIPYLIWCLFAAYLNLMIYLLN